From Vreelandella neptunia, the proteins below share one genomic window:
- a CDS encoding ABC transporter ATP-binding protein has product MSACSLLAQGLVAGYGERTILDDVNLTVPAGQTTAIVGANACGKSTLLRVLSRLLTPAQGSVLLEGNAIHQLPTRRLAQQLGFLPQSPIAPEGISVLELVSRGRHPHQGLFKRWSAADEVAVADALAATHLSELAERHVDELSGGQRQRVWIAMALAQQTKVLLLDEPTTFLDINHQVDVLDLLTDLNRQRGTTIVMVLHELNLAARYADQLVAMANGKVYAAGPPGEILTEQMVREVFGLESRVIEDPVTGKPMMIPLGRHGRPDSVCLDSGAPLDD; this is encoded by the coding sequence ATGAGCGCTTGCTCACTACTCGCCCAGGGCCTGGTGGCAGGCTATGGGGAACGCACCATTCTGGACGACGTTAACCTGACGGTGCCTGCCGGCCAGACCACCGCCATTGTGGGCGCCAACGCCTGCGGAAAATCGACGCTTTTACGCGTGCTTTCACGGCTGCTGACGCCCGCGCAGGGCAGCGTGCTGCTGGAGGGTAACGCCATTCACCAACTGCCCACCCGCCGGCTGGCACAACAACTTGGGTTTCTGCCGCAATCGCCCATCGCCCCGGAAGGCATTAGCGTGCTCGAGCTGGTCAGCCGGGGCCGCCACCCGCACCAGGGGCTTTTCAAACGCTGGAGCGCGGCCGATGAAGTAGCCGTCGCCGACGCCCTGGCCGCCACCCACCTGAGCGAGCTGGCCGAACGCCACGTGGACGAGCTTTCCGGCGGGCAGCGCCAGCGGGTATGGATAGCCATGGCGCTGGCCCAACAAACCAAGGTGCTGCTGCTGGATGAGCCCACCACCTTTCTGGATATCAACCACCAGGTCGATGTACTCGACCTGCTCACCGACCTAAACCGACAGCGCGGCACCACTATCGTGATGGTGCTCCACGAACTCAACTTGGCCGCTCGCTACGCCGACCAACTGGTTGCCATGGCTAACGGCAAGGTTTACGCGGCAGGCCCACCGGGGGAGATTCTGACCGAGCAGATGGTGCGCGAGGTATTTGGCCTGGAAAGCCGGGTTATCGAAGACCCCGTCACCGGCAAACCGATGATGATACCGCTCGGGCGGCATGGGAGGCCTGACTCAGTGTGCCTCGACAGCGGCGCGCCCCTTGATGATTGA
- a CDS encoding FecCD family ABC transporter permease yields the protein MIAVLSACLLAGVLLTLMVGQSFTPLTTVVRILGGAEVPGAGFTVRELRLPRAVVSVLVGACFGLGGIAFQTLLRNPLASPDIIGISTGASTGAVFAIVVLSLSGPAVSMVAIAAGLGVAMLIYTLSWRQGVTGGRLILIGIGLAAMLQSITAYLLMRAPSWTLQEALRWLTGSVNGVQLDQALPLLIALLLFGGLLLSRHRDLETLRMGDDLAAGLGVRLAITRVVVVITAVALVAFATAVSGPVAFVAFLSGPIAARLMGRNASLLIPSALVGALLVLLGDYAGQFLLPARYPVGIVTGVLGAPYLVYLILRDNKTRGTL from the coding sequence ATGATTGCAGTGCTTAGCGCTTGCCTACTGGCAGGCGTACTGTTAACCCTGATGGTGGGGCAGTCCTTCACGCCGCTAACCACGGTGGTACGCATACTTGGCGGCGCCGAGGTGCCGGGCGCTGGTTTCACCGTGCGTGAGCTGCGCCTGCCCAGAGCGGTGGTTTCAGTATTAGTGGGCGCCTGCTTCGGCCTGGGCGGCATCGCCTTTCAGACCCTGCTGCGCAACCCGCTGGCAAGCCCGGATATCATTGGTATCAGCACTGGCGCCAGCACTGGGGCGGTGTTTGCCATCGTGGTGCTCTCGCTAAGCGGCCCGGCGGTTTCGATGGTGGCGATTGCTGCGGGGCTGGGCGTGGCGATGTTGATCTACACGCTCTCCTGGCGCCAGGGCGTGACCGGCGGACGGCTGATTCTGATCGGCATTGGCCTGGCCGCGATGCTGCAAAGTATTACCGCCTATCTTTTAATGCGCGCACCCAGTTGGACACTGCAAGAAGCCCTGCGCTGGCTCACTGGCAGCGTCAACGGCGTTCAGCTGGATCAAGCGCTGCCGCTTTTGATCGCCCTGCTCCTGTTCGGCGGGCTGCTATTGAGCCGCCACCGCGACCTTGAAACCCTACGCATGGGTGACGACCTTGCCGCCGGGCTGGGGGTTCGCCTGGCTATTACGCGGGTTGTCGTGGTCATCACCGCTGTGGCACTGGTGGCGTTTGCCACCGCCGTTTCCGGCCCGGTGGCATTTGTGGCGTTCCTTTCCGGTCCCATTGCGGCCCGCCTGATGGGCCGCAACGCCTCACTGCTGATCCCTTCCGCGCTGGTGGGCGCTCTACTGGTGCTGTTAGGCGACTATGCGGGCCAGTTTCTGCTCCCCGCCCGCTACCCGGTCGGCATCGTGACCGGCGTATTAGGCGCGCCCTATCTCGTTTATCTGATACTTCGCGACAACAAAACCCGAGGCACTCTATGA
- a CDS encoding bifunctional helix-turn-helix transcriptional regulator/GNAT family N-acetyltransferase — protein MAVEQRLHERAGTVRSFNRFYTRQIGVLHEHLLESSFSLTEVRILYELAHRSMLTSSDICRELGLNAGYVSRVLKGFEKKGLITRIPLPSDRRAAQLQLTDLGRETYLPLSDASQREVVAMLKRLSEPEQHQLIEAMHQIESLLGDTDSNYMLRDPQPGDMGWIVHRQAVLYAQEYGWNSEYEALTADIVAKYLRDYDPQWERCWVVEKQGSVVGSVFVVREDEATARLRLLYVDPCARGLGIGGRLVDECLRFARQAGYKKIILWTNSVLIGARKIYERAGFELVEETPHHSFGKDLVGQVWSREL, from the coding sequence ATGGCCGTAGAACAACGCTTGCATGAGCGAGCTGGAACGGTGCGAAGCTTCAACCGTTTCTACACACGTCAGATCGGTGTGCTGCACGAGCATCTGCTGGAAAGCTCATTCTCGCTAACGGAGGTTCGCATTCTGTATGAGCTGGCGCATCGGTCGATGCTTACCAGCTCGGATATTTGCCGGGAGCTGGGGCTCAATGCCGGTTACGTGAGCCGGGTGCTGAAAGGCTTCGAGAAGAAGGGGCTCATCACCAGGATTCCCTTGCCCTCCGATCGCCGGGCGGCGCAACTGCAATTGACTGATCTTGGGCGGGAAACTTACCTGCCGTTGAGTGATGCGTCTCAGCGCGAAGTTGTTGCCATGCTCAAACGGCTTTCGGAGCCTGAGCAACATCAGTTGATCGAGGCTATGCATCAAATCGAGAGCCTGCTTGGTGATACGGATTCGAACTACATGCTGCGCGATCCGCAGCCGGGCGATATGGGATGGATTGTTCATCGGCAGGCGGTTCTGTATGCCCAGGAGTACGGCTGGAACAGTGAATATGAAGCACTGACAGCAGACATCGTCGCCAAGTATCTGCGTGATTATGACCCGCAGTGGGAACGGTGCTGGGTCGTCGAGAAGCAGGGAAGCGTCGTTGGCTCCGTGTTCGTCGTTAGGGAGGACGAAGCGACCGCAAGGCTGCGGTTACTCTATGTCGATCCCTGCGCCCGAGGTCTTGGAATAGGTGGCCGTCTCGTCGATGAATGCCTAAGATTCGCCCGCCAAGCTGGCTACAAAAAAATCATCTTGTGGACCAACAGCGTACTTATCGGTGCGCGAAAGATCTACGAAAGGGCAGGTTTCGAACTGGTTGAGGAAACGCCCCATCACAGCTTCGGTAAGGATCTTGTCGGTCAGGTGTGGAGCCGTGAGCTGTAG
- a CDS encoding multidrug effflux MFS transporter, translating into MTQSKTPFIVVLSLAMTMMLGPFSMDTYLPAFPVIGESLGISQQAVSLSVSVYVFALALGQLIGGALSDRFGRQRVLMSGLAIFALSSIVIGMADSLNTLLGGRAIQAIGAGLTLVSVPALVRDRVAGRDAAKLFSMMGFIMVLAPGIAPSVGSAILALGSWHYIFFALAVYAVLLVPLLVRVIFTGTGKVSRAKSPKMSLLARYKLVLSTKPALPFIVWQAASFSTLMMFITYASFIYQGHFGQSPSSFSMLFAANIVAMLIFNILNRVLLSRLPSLRILQLATGCQAVGILLLVMAAFMDWSLYAFLAAMMLTIGAVGAISPNIQACFLEFFPTSSGTAAALLGAAQFGIAGILSGLSALLPHTLEAVILAMAACGSVGYLMLARSIIKGRAAVEAH; encoded by the coding sequence ATGACCCAATCTAAAACGCCTTTCATTGTGGTGCTGAGTCTGGCAATGACCATGATGCTGGGCCCGTTTTCCATGGACACGTACCTGCCGGCCTTTCCGGTCATTGGTGAATCGCTGGGGATTTCTCAGCAGGCGGTATCGTTGAGTGTTTCGGTGTATGTATTTGCGTTGGCGTTGGGTCAGTTGATCGGCGGTGCGCTTTCAGACCGCTTCGGGCGGCAGCGGGTGCTGATGAGCGGACTGGCGATTTTTGCGCTCTCAAGCATTGTCATTGGTATGGCGGATTCCTTGAACACCCTGCTCGGCGGGCGGGCAATTCAGGCCATTGGCGCCGGTTTGACTCTGGTGTCGGTACCGGCGTTAGTGCGCGACCGGGTGGCGGGCCGCGACGCCGCGAAGCTGTTCTCGATGATGGGCTTTATCATGGTGCTGGCGCCTGGAATCGCTCCGAGCGTAGGCAGCGCGATTCTGGCGCTGGGTTCCTGGCACTATATCTTTTTCGCCTTGGCGGTATACGCGGTGCTTTTGGTGCCGTTGCTGGTGCGGGTGATTTTTACCGGCACGGGCAAGGTGTCTCGCGCGAAGAGCCCTAAGATGAGCTTGCTGGCGCGCTATAAACTGGTGTTGTCGACAAAGCCGGCCCTGCCGTTCATCGTTTGGCAGGCCGCCTCTTTTTCTACCCTGATGATGTTCATCACCTATGCGTCATTTATCTATCAGGGGCATTTCGGCCAGTCGCCTTCAAGCTTTTCAATGCTGTTTGCGGCGAATATCGTCGCGATGCTTATATTCAACATTCTCAATCGAGTGTTGCTTTCCAGGCTACCGTCACTGCGTATCCTGCAGTTGGCAACGGGCTGTCAGGCAGTGGGCATACTATTGCTGGTGATGGCTGCCTTTATGGATTGGTCGCTTTACGCCTTCCTCGCCGCCATGATGCTGACAATCGGCGCGGTGGGGGCGATCTCGCCGAATATTCAGGCCTGCTTTTTGGAGTTCTTTCCCACCAGCAGTGGGACGGCCGCAGCGCTGCTGGGTGCCGCACAGTTCGGCATCGCTGGGATTCTGAGTGGATTGTCTGCACTGCTACCGCATACGCTTGAAGCGGTCATTTTGGCCATGGCCGCCTGTGGTTCGGTGGGGTATCTGATGCTTGCCCGCTCAATCATCAAGGGGCGCGCCGCTGTCGAGGCACACTGA
- a CDS encoding cupin domain-containing protein, protein MSTPQPERLHLDSDAATGYPNSPLPVLIYRQVLDISNAEERADTFESMFKQHGWPPAWRYHLYDFDHFHSTAHEALGIFRGQARARLGGPNGQELMLYPGDVLVLPAGVGHASLEADDDFCMVGAYPPNQNPEIERGDPAQLAAAQERVAAVALPEDSPVGGSLAGLWGEAT, encoded by the coding sequence ATGTCTACCCCCCAGCCAGAGCGACTTCACCTCGACAGCGATGCAGCGACCGGCTACCCCAACTCCCCTCTACCGGTGCTGATTTATCGTCAAGTTCTCGACATCAGCAATGCAGAGGAGCGGGCCGATACCTTTGAAAGCATGTTCAAACAGCACGGCTGGCCACCTGCGTGGCGCTACCACCTGTATGACTTTGACCACTTTCACTCCACCGCTCATGAAGCACTGGGCATCTTCCGCGGGCAGGCCCGGGCACGGCTGGGTGGCCCAAACGGCCAGGAGCTGATGCTTTACCCAGGCGATGTGCTGGTGCTGCCAGCGGGGGTCGGGCATGCCAGCCTAGAGGCGGATGATGATTTCTGCATGGTAGGTGCCTACCCACCCAACCAAAATCCGGAAATAGAGCGCGGCGACCCCGCACAGCTTGCGGCGGCACAAGAACGAGTGGCTGCTGTGGCCTTACCCGAGGATTCTCCGGTAGGTGGGTCTCTGGCAGGGCTGTGGGGGGAAGCCACTTAG
- a CDS encoding FecCD family ABC transporter permease, with amino-acid sequence MQTCSQKPHASHNGSGPASGSSVNRSVALRIKRNAARRLSGGAALLVLLGLAAMLSVAFGAREVGWPEIAAALSGQVATVGDAAVASRLPRTLLAMLAGAALGISGGVMQGLTRNPLADPGLLGVNAGAALAVVIGIAWFGIDETTSYIWTAIAGAAISASAVYAIASLGQGGATPLRLALAGAAITAALSSLATAVVLPRGDIGGLVQSWLVGGVGGATYEQLLPVLPFLVTGFVITLLAARKLNMLALGDDTAAGLGEKVAVARAMSAVGAVLLCGPITAVCGPIGFVGLVVPHACRLLAGGDYRWLLPFSALGGAVLLTLSDVAGRLIAHPSELDVGIVTAFIGAPVFIWIVRNRKVGSL; translated from the coding sequence ATGCAGACCTGCTCTCAGAAGCCGCACGCAAGTCACAACGGTAGCGGCCCGGCGTCTGGCTCAAGCGTTAATCGCTCGGTCGCTCTTCGTATCAAACGCAACGCTGCCCGTCGGTTGTCTGGCGGCGCAGCGCTGCTTGTTCTGCTCGGGCTTGCCGCCATGCTCTCTGTGGCGTTTGGGGCCCGGGAAGTGGGCTGGCCGGAAATCGCCGCCGCGCTGAGCGGCCAGGTAGCAACCGTTGGCGACGCTGCCGTAGCCAGCCGCCTGCCGCGCACGTTGCTTGCCATGCTGGCCGGAGCCGCCCTGGGGATTTCCGGTGGGGTCATGCAGGGCCTGACCCGCAACCCGCTGGCCGACCCCGGCCTTCTGGGCGTTAACGCCGGGGCGGCGCTGGCGGTGGTGATTGGCATTGCCTGGTTCGGTATTGACGAGACGACCAGCTACATCTGGACAGCCATTGCAGGCGCCGCTATCTCTGCCAGTGCGGTTTACGCCATAGCCAGCCTCGGCCAGGGAGGCGCCACGCCGCTCAGGCTGGCACTAGCAGGCGCGGCCATTACCGCCGCGCTTAGCTCGCTTGCTACCGCCGTGGTGCTGCCACGGGGTGATATCGGCGGGCTGGTGCAATCCTGGTTAGTGGGTGGTGTGGGTGGCGCGACCTATGAGCAGCTTCTTCCGGTGCTGCCCTTTCTAGTGACGGGTTTTGTGATCACCCTGCTCGCCGCGCGCAAACTCAATATGCTGGCCCTGGGCGATGACACTGCAGCGGGGTTGGGGGAAAAAGTAGCCGTGGCCAGGGCCATGTCGGCAGTGGGGGCGGTACTGCTGTGCGGCCCGATTACGGCGGTGTGCGGCCCGATTGGTTTTGTAGGGCTGGTCGTACCCCACGCCTGCCGCCTGCTAGCGGGCGGCGATTATCGCTGGTTACTGCCCTTCTCTGCCCTGGGTGGTGCGGTACTGCTGACATTGTCAGACGTGGCCGGGCGGCTGATCGCCCATCCTTCGGAGTTGGACGTGGGTATAGTGACAGCCTTTATCGGCGCACCGGTGTTTATCTGGATTGTGCGCAACCGCAAGGTAGGCTCGCTATGA
- a CDS encoding iron-siderophore ABC transporter substrate-binding protein: MALFHRSLSAYVALIAACSLGALPVGAQQYPLEIEHALGTTVLSEKPERVATVAWANHEVPLALGVVPVGFAAANFGDDNDNGLLPWVEARLDELDATPPALFDEGDGIDFEAVAASQPDVILAAYSGLSQADYTTLSQIAPVVAYPQGPWATNWRAMIQLNSAGLGMAEDGQALIEQIETQIADTAADHPNLAGKTAMFVTHLDPTNLGRISFYTDNDARVRFFHDLGLASPEVVKQNSPPGKFAGEISSELIDELNDVDILVTYGGQPLIDQLNAHPLTSRLPVVENGAIVMLGNTPLGTAANPTPMSISWLLDDYADLLSEAARKSQR; the protein is encoded by the coding sequence ATGGCTCTGTTCCATAGAAGTCTGAGTGCTTACGTGGCGCTTATCGCTGCGTGCAGCCTCGGCGCTTTGCCCGTTGGCGCGCAGCAATATCCCCTTGAAATCGAACATGCCCTGGGCACCACCGTGCTTTCCGAGAAGCCCGAGCGGGTAGCGACCGTGGCCTGGGCCAATCACGAAGTGCCGCTGGCCCTTGGCGTGGTACCGGTCGGCTTCGCGGCCGCCAACTTTGGTGACGACAACGACAACGGGCTACTGCCCTGGGTGGAAGCCCGGCTTGACGAGCTGGATGCCACGCCCCCCGCCCTGTTCGACGAAGGCGACGGGATTGATTTTGAAGCCGTGGCTGCCAGCCAGCCCGATGTGATTCTGGCGGCCTACTCAGGGCTTAGCCAGGCGGACTACACCACCCTGAGCCAGATTGCCCCGGTGGTAGCCTACCCCCAAGGCCCTTGGGCAACCAACTGGCGCGCGATGATTCAACTGAACAGCGCAGGGCTCGGCATGGCGGAGGATGGCCAGGCGCTCATCGAGCAAATCGAGACACAGATTGCCGATACCGCCGCCGACCATCCTAACCTTGCGGGCAAGACAGCCATGTTCGTGACCCACCTTGACCCCACCAACCTAGGGCGCATTTCGTTCTACACCGACAACGACGCGCGGGTGCGGTTTTTCCATGACCTGGGGCTGGCCTCGCCTGAAGTCGTCAAACAGAACTCTCCCCCCGGTAAATTTGCTGGCGAAATCAGCTCTGAATTGATCGATGAGCTCAACGATGTGGATATTCTCGTCACCTACGGCGGTCAGCCGCTGATCGATCAGCTCAACGCGCACCCGCTTACCTCCCGCCTGCCTGTAGTAGAAAACGGCGCCATTGTCATGCTCGGCAATACCCCGCTGGGCACAGCGGCCAACCCTACCCCCATGTCGATCTCATGGTTACTGGACGATTATGCAGACCTGCTCTCAGAAGCCGCACGCAAGTCACAACGGTAG